Proteins from a genomic interval of Quercus robur chromosome 9, dhQueRobu3.1, whole genome shotgun sequence:
- the LOC126699278 gene encoding uncharacterized protein LOC126699278 → MPQMLRLTTNQHQTAGTATGSLTVTYMLQGGITHQDSAGHKGTIGPCDVQVKTYFEYVGKICCILRSFMRNKDGFFLVKTYFEYVGKICCVLRSFMRNKDGFFFGLICIEFPLFTV, encoded by the exons ATGCCACAAATGCTTCGCCTCACAACCAACCAACATCAGACTGCTGGAACGGCTACAg GTTCTTTGACTGTCACATACATGTTACAG ggaGGCATTACTCACCAAGATTCTGCCGGCCATAAGGGTACAATTGGACCCTGTGATGTGCAGGTAAAGACATATTTTGAGTATGTTGGAAAAATTTGTTGCATTTTAAGGTCTTTTATGAGAAAcaaagatggattttttttggtaaagacaTATTTTGAGTATGTTggaaaaatttgttgtgttttaaggtcttttatgagaaacaaagatggatttttttttggtttgatctgTATTGAGTTTCCCCTTTTTACAGTCTAA